Proteins encoded within one genomic window of Sebastes fasciatus isolate fSebFas1 chromosome 18, fSebFas1.pri, whole genome shotgun sequence:
- the extl3 gene encoding exostosin-like 3: protein MQRNGGGVGAGGQPWVLRRVRLTWLSFMLFFILVFFPLIAHYYLTTIDEAGGPDKRIFGPRPGGELCEAKHVQDLCRIRESVSEELLQLEAKRQELNGEIARLNLRIEACKRSIDSAKQDLLQLKNVISQTEHSYKELMAQNQPKLSLPVRLLPDKEDPGLPPPKSARSCRLRSCFDYARCPLTSGFPVYVYDTASYPWADYLDPLVKQAFAASVKTNIYITDNPSIACLYLVLVGELQESSSPPPPPSELEKQLKALPYWRSDGHNHVLVHLSRKSMTQNFLYNVSTGRAAVAQSTFLEQQYREGFDLVVSPLVHALSEPNFLEVPPQVPVKRKYLFTFQGERVESLRSSLQEAPPQSFEEEMEGDPPADYDDRIIGTLKAVQDSHLDQVLVEFTCKNPRPSLPTEWALCGKREDRLEVLKASTFGLVIAPGDGHLVASAGCGMRLFEALEVGTIPVVLGDHSRLPYHQFIRWSEAAIIVPKPRVTELHFLLRSLSDNDMLAMRRQGRFLWETYFSTSENVLNTLLASIRTSIQVPAAPIKEEPAHEIPHKAGKLAGTDANLADNGDLDLGPVETEPPYASPRFLRNFTYTASDTYRAWNRAPGPFHLFPHTPLDPVLPSEAKFLGSGTGFRPIGGGTGGSGKEFQAALGGNVPREQFTVVMLTYEREEVLMNSLERLNGLPYLNKVVVVWNSPKPPSDDLLWPDIGLPIVVVRTEKNSLNNRFLPWDAVETEAILSIDDDAHLRHDEIMFGFRVWREARDRIVGFPGRYHAWDVNHQSWLYNSNYSCELSMVLTGAAFFHKYYAYLYSYVMPQAIRDMVDEYINCEDIAMNFLVSHITRKPPIKVTSRWTFRCPGCPQALSHDDSHFHERHKCINFFVKVYGYMPLLYTQFRVDSVLFKTRLPHDKTKCFKFI from the exons ATGCAGCGTAACGGTGGTGGGGTGGGTGCCGGCGGCCAGCCGTGGGTGCTACGCCGCGTGCGTCTCACCTGGCTCAGTTTCATGCTCTTCTTCATCCTGGTCTTCTTCCCTCTCATCGCCCACTACTACCTCACGACCATCGACGAAGCCGGGGGTCCCGATAAGCGCATCTTCGGGCCGCggcccggcggcgagctgtgcGAGGCGAAGCACGTGCAGGACCTGTGTCGAATCCGCGAGTCGGTCAgcgaggagctgctgcagctggaggCTAAAAGGCAGGAGCTCAACGGGGAGATCGCCCGACTCAACCTGCGCATCGAGGCGTGCAAGCGCAGCATTGACAGCGCCAAGCAGGACCTGCTGCAGCTGAAGAACGTTATCAGCCAGACGGAGCATTCCTATAAAGAGCTAATGGCTCAGAACCAGCCCAAGCTATCACTGCCGGTCAGGCTGCTTCCAGACAAGGAGGACCCTGGACTGCCACCGCCCAAGTCTGCGCGCTCCTGCCGCCTACGCTCATGCTTCGACTATGCTCGCTGCCCTCTCACGTCTGGGTTTCCTGTGTACGTCTACGACACTGCCTCGTATCCATGGGCGGACTATCTTGACCCCCTGGTGAAGCAGGCGTTTGCAGCGTCCGTTAAAACCAACATTTATATAACTGATAACCCCAGCATCGCCTGTCTGTACTTGGTGCTGGTAGGAGAGCTACAGGAGTCCTCCTCCCCACCGCCGCCTCCTTCAGAGCTGGAGAAGCAACTCAAAGCTCTCCCTTACTGGAGGTCTGACGGACACAATCATGTACTGGTGCATCTCTCTAGAAAGTCCATGACGCAGAACTTCCTGTATAATGTGAGCACAGGACGGGCGGCGGTCGCTCAGTCCACCTTCCTGGAGCAGCAGTACCGCGAGGGCTTTGACTTGGTCGTGTCCCCGCTGGTTCACGCCCTCTCAGAGCCAAACTTTTTGGAAGTGCCCCCTCAAGTTCCAGTAAAGAGGAAATACCTGTTCACCTTCCAGGGGGAGCGGGTGGAGTCGCTGAGGAGCAGCTTACAGGAGGCGCCCCCGCAGTCCTTCGAGGAGGAAATGGAAGGCGACCCACCAGCCGACTACGACGACCGCATCATCGGCACCTTAAAGGCGGTGCAGGACAGCCACTTGGATCAGGTGCTGGTGGAGTTCACCTGCAAGAACCCGCGGCCAAGTTTGCCGACTGAGTGGGCTCTTTGTGGGAAGAGGGAGGACCGGCTGGAGGTGCTCAAGGCTTCGACGTTTGGCTTGGTGATCGCTCCGGGGGACGGACACCTGGTGGCCTCGGCAGGCTGCGGGATGAGGCTCTTTGAGGCCCTGGAGGTGGGGACCATCCCAGTCGTATTGGGGGACCACTCCAGACTACCATATCACCAGTTTATTCGATGGAGCGAAGCTGCCATTATCGTCCCCAAGCCTCGCGTCACGGAGCTACACTTCCTGCTGCGCAGCCTATCGGATAATGACATGCTGGCTATGAGGCGGCAGGGCCGCTTCCTGTGGGAGACCTACTTCTCCACCTCGGAGAACGTTCTTAACACCCTCCTGGCCAGCATCAGAACCAGCATCCAGGTTCCCGCTGCACCCATCAAAGAAGAGCCCGCCCACGAGATTCCCCACAAAGCCGGGAAGCTGGCGGGAACTGATGCCAACCTGGCCGACAACGGGGATCTGGATTTGGGTCCCGTCGAGACGGAGCCCCCCTACGCATCGCCACGCTTTCTCCGCAACTTCACATACACAGCTTCAGACACCTACAGAGCGTGGAACCGGGCCCCGGGGCCTTTCCATCTGTTCCCTCACACGCCTCTGGACCCCGTGCTGCCCTCTGAAGCTAAATTCCTTGGCTCAGGTACTGGTTTCAGGCCGATCGGTGGAGGTACGGGAGGCTCCGGGAAGGAGTTTCAGGCAGCTTTAGGAGGCAACGTGCCCCGAGAACAATTCACCGTGGTCATGCTGACCTACGAGAGGGAGGAGGTGCTGATGAACTCCCTGGAGAGGCTGAATGGATTGCCGTACCTCAACAAGGTTGTGGTGGTGTGGAACTCACCCAAACCTCCTTCAGATGACCTGCTGTGGCCAGACATCGGCCTGCCCATTGTG GTCGTCCGCACGGAAAAGAACAGCCTCAACAACCGCTTCCTTCCCTGGGACGCCGTGGAAACGGAGGCCATCCTGTCGATTGACGATGATGCTCATCTCCGCCACGATGAGATCATGTTCGGGTTCAG AGTGTGGCGCGAGGCCAGAGATCGCATCGTGGGTTTCCCCGGGAGGTACCATGCGTGGGACGTGAACCATCAGTCCTGGCTTTACAACTCCAACTACTCCTGTGAGCTCTCCATGGTCCTGACAGGAGCTGCTTTCTTCCACAAG TACTACGCCTACTTGTACTCCTACGTGATGCCCCAGGCCATCAGGGACATGGTGGACGAGTACATAAACTGCGAGGACATCGCCATGAACTTCCTGGTCTCTCACATCACCCGCAAACCGCCCATCAAG
- the riox1 gene encoding ribosomal oxygenase 1, giving the protein MERKHMSAFALYQTLSTDVSPPAKKSSLQVAEKKKKRTKENGVSKVNTVKAQLKPQRKNMRKKLQKSAQREENMKGIKEVEECVNGGGEALDALLADLAKVNNSRERASKLFQWLISPVLSKAFFRETWEKKPILVQRKNPDYYKGLFSTAEFDRILRQEDVQYGVNLDVTSYTNGKRETHNPPGRALPFTVWDFYGSGCSLRMLNPQAFSSTVWNVLSILQEQFGSMAGANVYLTPPGTQGFAPHYDDIEAFVVQLEGKKHWRVYSPRTDEEVLPVLSSGNFDQADIGKPILEVVLEAGDLLYFPRGFIHQGDCLPDTHSLHITISSYQKNSWGDLLHKVVPAALEIAMEEDVEFRQGLPLDYLTYMGVQNSDEDDPRRTKFFSRIESLMKKLTTYAPVDAAVDQKARSFLHDCLPPMLTPEELASSVQGASARWERGQVMDAGAQITTQTRVRVLRAGCARLCSDGEAVHLYYTTENSRVYHKEELKSFEIKVEHTDAVEFLIHSYPKFVTVGSLPCGSAEEKINLAELLFERGIIHTSEPL; this is encoded by the exons atggagagaaaacacaTGTCAGCTTTTGCCTTGTATCAAACTCTGTCAACAGACGTTTCTCCTCCTGCTAAGAAGTCTTCCCTGCag gtggcagagaagaagaagaaaagaacgAAGGAGAATGGCGTCAGTAAGGTCAACACAGTTAAAGCTCAATTAAAGCCACAGAGGAAGAACATGCGAAAGAAGCTCCAGAAGTctgcacagagagaggagaataTGAAGGGAATTAAAGAA GTCGAGGAGTGTGTCAATGGAGGTGGTGAGGCTCTGGATGCTTTGCTGGCCGACCTGGCAAAAGTCAACAACAGCAGGGAGAGAGCGAGCAAACTGTTCCAGTGGCTCATCAGCCCCGTTCTTTCCAAGGCCTTCTTCAG GGAAACGTGGGAAAAGAAGCCCATTCTTGTTCAGCGTAAGAATCCAGATTACTACAAAGGACTGTTCTCCACAGCAGAGTTTGATCGCATATTAAGACAG GAGGACGTTCAGTATGGAGTCAACCTGGATGTCACGAGCTACACTAACGGCAAGAGGGAGACACACAATCCTCCGGGCAGAGCTCTGCCATTCACTGTGTGGGACTTCTACGGG AGTGGCTGCTCCCTCCGCATGCTGAATCCTCAGGCTTTCTCCTCCACAGTGTGGAATGtgctgtccatcctccaagagCAGTTTGGCAGCATGGCAGGAGCCAACGT ATACTTGACACCACCTGGAACACAAGGCTTCGCTCCACATTATGACGACATTGAGGCGTTTGTGGTTCAGCTGGAGGGGAAGAAACACTGGAGAGTGTACAGCCCGAG GACAGACGAGGAGGTCTTGCCTGTGCTTTCAAGtg GAAACTTCGATCAGGCCGACATCGGGAAGCCGATCCTGGAGGTGGTGCTAGAAGCTGGCGATCTCCTTTACTTCCCCCGAGGATTCATCCACCAGGGCGACTGCCTCCCAGACACTCACTCCCTCCACATCACCATCTCCTCTTACCAGAAGAACAGCTGGGGGGATCTCCTCCACAAG GTGGTTCCAGCAGCGTTGGAAATAGCgatggaggaggatgtggaGTTCAGACAGGGTTTACCTCTGGATTACCTGACATACATGGGAGTACAGAACTCTGACGAG gacgACCCACGCAGGACAAAATTCTTCTCACGAATTGAGAGTCTGATGAAGAAGCTGACAACGTACGCCCCGGTCGACGCTGCCGTGGATCAGAAAGCCAGAAGCTTCCTCCATGACTGCCTTCCTCCCATGCTCACACCAG AGGAGCTGGCCAGCAGTGTGCAAGGAGCGTCTGCCAGGTGGGAACGTGGGCAAGTCATGGATGCAGGAGCACAAATCACAACGCAGACCCGAGTCCGAGTTCTCCGTGCTGGATGTGCCAG GTTATGCAGTGACGGAGAAGCTGTTCATCTTTACTACACAACAGAAAACTCCAGAGTTTACCACAAAGAGGAGCTCAAGAGTTTCGAAATAAAAGTAGAG cacACAGATGCCGTTGAGTTTCTGATCCATTCGTATCCCAAATTTGTGACAGTAGGAAGTTTGCCATGTGGTTCTGCAGAAGAGAAG ATCAATTTGGCTGAGCTGCTTTTTGAGAGGGGGATCATCCACACTTCAGAACCTCTGTAG
- the ndufb1 gene encoding NADH dehydrogenase [ubiquinone] 1 beta subcomplex subunit 1, translating into MVNFIGLAREHWVNILVPMGFVIGWYLDKQQDQKLMAFRNKSVLFSRELKPGEEVTWK; encoded by the exons ATGGTGAACTTCATAGGACTTGCCCGTGAGCATTGGGTGAACATACTGGTGCCCATGGGCTTTGTGATCGGATGGTATCTTGACAAACAACAGGACCAGAAGCTGATGGCTTTCAGGAACAAAAGTGTTTTGTTCAGCAG GGAGCTGAAGCCTGGCGAGGAGGTGACCTGGAAGTAG